A genomic region of Notamacropus eugenii isolate mMacEug1 chromosome 3, mMacEug1.pri_v2, whole genome shotgun sequence contains the following coding sequences:
- the LOC140531228 gene encoding olfactory receptor 6V1-like — protein sequence MNNHTMVTDFVLWGFSHLQEFQVLLLVFVLFVYVLIMLGNLSIITITYLDSRLHSPMYFFLCNFSLMEMLVTSTVVPRMLGDLLSTHKTISLGECLIQSFFYFSLSCTDFLIVTTMAFDCYVAICRPLHYPTIMSSQVCVRLVVACWMVGFFSIISPTIQKSQLCFCGPNVIDHFFCDSAPLLKLSCSATHHIERMDFFLSLLFVLTTMLLILISYILIVASVLRIPSSSGRQKAFSTCASHLTVVVLSYGSAIFIYVRPSKGHSTDLNKVVALMTSVVTPFLNLFIFTFRNEKVKGVIEEIVKKTFSRDSEAFR from the coding sequence ATGAACAATCACACCATGGTCACGGACTTTGTACTCTGGGGTTTCTCTCATCTCCAAGAGTTCCAGGTTCTTCTCCTCGTATTTGTTCTGTTTGTGTATGTCCTGATCATGCTCGGGAACCTGTCCATCATCACAATCACTTACCTTGATTCTCGCCTCCACTcacccatgtacttcttcctttGCAACTTTTCCCTCATGGAGATGCTTGTCACCTCCACTGTTGTGCCCAGGATGCTGGGTGATCTGCTGTCCACACACAAAACTATCTCCCTGGGTGAATGTCTGATCCAATCATTCTTCTACTTTTCCCTGAGCTGTACTGATTTCCTTATTGTCACTACCATGGCCTTTGACTGTTATGTTGCAATCTGCCGCCCTCTGCATTACCCAACCATCATGAGTAGCCAGGTTTGTGTTAGGCTGGTGGTAGCATGTTGGATGGTTGGCTTCTTCTCCATAATTTCCCCCACCATCCAAAAAAGCCAGCTTTGCTTCTGTGGTCCCAATGTCATTGACCACTTCTTTTGTGACTCTGCCCCACTCCTAAAACTTTCCTGTTCAGCAACCCACCACATTGAGCGCatggatttcttcctttctctcctctttgtaTTGACTACCATGCTGCTAATTTTGATCTCCTACATCCTCATTGTGGCTTCAGTGCTGCGTATTCCCTCTTCCTCTGGACGCCAGAAGGCGTTCTCCACCTGTGCCTCACACCTCACTGTGGTGGTGCTTAGCTATGGCAGTGCTATCTTCATCTACGTGAGGCCTAGCAAGGGCCACTCCACAGACCTCAACAAGGTGGTGGCCCTAATGACATCTGTGGTGACTCCTTTCCTCAACCTTTTCATCTTCACTTTTCGGAATGAAAAGGTCAAGGGGGTCATTGAGGAAATTGTCAAAAAGACATTCTCCAGAGACTCTGAAGCCTTCAGATAA